GCGCCACAACGAGCCTGGACCCCGCCACGCCGGCCGCGGCGCCGAGCAGCGCGGCCAGCAACCCGCAGGGAGGCGTCATGACCGGACACCGCCAAGGCGGTGTACTCACCGGCCACACCGAGCCGGCGACCGTGACACGAGTTGTCGACGGGGACACCATCCTCGCCGAGGCCGGCGGCACGCAGCTGCGCGTACGCATCCTCGGTATCGACACCCCCGAAACCGTCGACCCCGACCAGCCCACCCAGTGCTACGGGCCCGAAGCCAGCGCGTTCGCCCACGACACGCTCGATGGCAAGACCGTCACGCTGCGCACCGACCCCGCGCAGGACACCGCCGACCGGTACGGCCGCGCCTTGCGGTACGTCGAGCTCGACGGCACCGGCGACTACTCGATCGCCGCAGCCCGCGGCGGCTACGCGAAGCCATACGTCTACCACGACAACCCGGTGCGCAAGGCCCGGCAGATCGCCGCCGCCGCCGCGGACGCCCGCACCGCCGGCCGCGGACTGTGGGGCGCATGCCCGCAATAGACCCATACAACGGCAACACCCGTAAAAGAGTCTATTGACATCGAATACGCCTAATGTGTGTCGACGGCGCCGCAGCACGCCGCCGAGGAAGGGATGACCAGTAATGACCCCCACCCCGTACGACCTCTACCAGCAGCTCTATGAGCGGCGTGACCAGCTTGCCGAAGTGCGGGCCACCATCGACAAGGCCGTTCTCGCCTACGGCAGCCTCGACCCCGCCGCCGTCGGCACCGACACGCTCGGCGAACCGGTCAGCGGACCCGCTGCGCTCGATGAGACCCGCGACGCGCTCGCCCGTCTCGCCCGCATCCTCACCCTCGCCGACACCGCCTGGGACGAAGCCACCCGGCGGGCAAGCCGCCTGCGCGAAAACCCCACCACCAGCGCGTAGAAGCTCACATTGGCTGCGGCCGGGCCCTTCCGCGGCTTTCGTAGCTCCCGCGCAGGTCACCACGCCGCGGTGGTGGGGGAGTGGCACGCCTGGCGGCGGGCCGGCCGGGCGGGGCCGGCCGCATCATCGACGGCGCCCCGAGGGGGCGCCGACAGCACAGCGCCTTCGGCGCTCATCTTTTTGCCAATGAAGCCTTCGGCAGCATAAACCCGCTCTCCCGGCTCCCCGGGGGCTTTCGCGGCATAAACCGCGGCCTCCGCAAGCTCCGGCCGCTCTTTATTCCACGACCCCCGGTCCGCCGCTCGCAGCGGGAAGCAGGCACTGCGTGCCTTCATTGGCAAAAAAGATGAGGGGGGACCACAGGGGTACAGACCCGCTCCCACCTCACCCCGGCGAGGGCAACAGGCACTCGCCACAACCCCAGGAGGACACCATGCCCCACACCACCAGCAACGACCAAGCAGCACACCCGCTGCACGCCGCCGTCGACGAATGGGCCCACTGCGCCGACCAAATCACCGATGGCAACCTGTGGACCGGATTCAACTGCGGAGAAATCGAAACCCTCGCCGCAGTCTTCCGCACAGCAGGACACGACGACACCGCCGCATTCATCGTCCGCATGCACCGCGAAGACGACGACGAAGGCGACAACGAAAACCACTAACCCACCAGACCGGCAGACCGTGGGCCGCCCCGCACCAAGGGGCGGCCCACCGTCATATACAGCGAAAACACGCCAGAAGAACCACCGACACGAGTGGACACCCCACACCTAATAGACTACAATAGAGTATGTTGGATGGAACGGAATCCGGCACCCACGAGGGAGGGCAACAGGCCCACCCCACACCCCAGGAGGAACACCCATGGCAAACCCCAAAGTGACCAGCCACGCAGGACTGATCGCCGCCATCCCCGCACTGCTCGGATTCACCCCCACCGACTCCGTCGCCTTCATCGCCATCGCCGCAGACAATCGCGTGGCGTTCGCCGCGCGCATCGACATCAAGGGCGCCATGCAGGCAACCCGGCAGGTCGTCGCAGCCGCCGCAACCAACCAGATCACCACCATCGTGCCCGTCGCGATCACCGCCGACCAGATCACCGGCGAGGCCGTCGCCGCCGTCGCCGCCGAAGTCCTCATCACCAACGGCATCACCGTGCCCACCCAGTTGTGGACCGAAGCGATCACCGCAGGAAGCCGCTGGACCGCACCCGAAACCGGCGAGAGCGGCACCCTGCCCGACCCCCAAGCCACCGAGGCAGCCGCGCACCGCGTACTCGCGGGCCGGAGCATGGACCGTGACCGCCACACCATCGCCGACGAAATCGCGCCCACCGGCAGCCCCGTCGCAGCCCCCGCCCCGCGCAGGCTCGACACCGACCCCGCCGCCGCCGTGAGCGCCGTCGCCGCCATCGCCCGCCGCCACGCGACCGGCAGTGTCCTCAGCGACGACGATGCCGCCACCATCGGCACCGCACTGCGAGACACCGCCGTGCGCGACACCGTCATCGGCATGCTGGCCACCGACGCCCGCCACGCCATCACCGCCGTGTGCATCGCCACCGCACGCCGCACCGACGGTCCCGCCCGCAGCGACGCCGCCGCCGTCTACGCAATGGGCATGTACATCGACGGAGACGGCACGCGCGCGCTCATCGCCGCCAAAGCCGCCAAAGCCGCCGACCCGCTCAACACGCTTGCCGATCTGCTCCTCGAAGCGCTCAGCATCGCCGCCCCGCCGTCGATGATGCGCCGCGTGGCCGAAGCCGCCGCCGAGTAACACCACCGCGCGCCCCAGGGGGACTACCCCCCGGGGCGCGCAACCGGCACACCATGGGCCGCCCCGCACCAAGGGGCGGCCCACCGTCATATGCAGCGAAAACACGCCAGACGAACCACCGAAACCAGTGGACACCCTACACCTAATAGACTACAATAGAGTATGTCGGAAGGGATGGAATCCGACACCCACAGTGGAGGGCATCAGGCCCACCCCGCACCCCAGGAGGAACACCCATGGCAAAGAAAGTCCGCACCCGCAAGACCCCCGAACAGCGCCGCGAAGAGGCCGCAGCACTTCAGGCCAGCATCGCCGAACAGGTCGAGCAGTTCCGCGACTCCGACCAGTGGCGCAAGTTCCTACAGTTCGCGCAGGCGTTCCACGCCTACAGCCTCAATAACGTCATGCTCATCATGGCCCAGCAGCCCGCCGCCACCCAGGTTGCAGGCTTCCGCAAGTGGCAGCAGCTCGGCCGCCAGGTCCGCAAGGGGGAGCGCGCCATCAAGATCTTCGGCTACAGCACCAAGAAGATCACCGAGGACGACGGCAACGGCGACGAGACCGAGCGCCGCATCACCATTTTCCCGGTGCTGTCGGTCTTCGACATCAGCCAAACCGACCCGATCGAGGGCGCCGACACCGTCGTTACCAGCCCCGCAACCGCTCTCACCGGAGACGACCCGGCGGGCATCGCCGCCGCCGTCACCGACTACATCACCGGCGAAGGATGGACGATCACCCGCGAGACCATCGCAGGCAGCGCCTACGGATACACCACGCCACACAACCGCCGCATCGTCGTCGAGCAGAACATCAGCGCCGCCCAGGCCGCCAAAACCACCATCCACGAGACCGCGCACGCCCTCATGCACGCCGACCTGAAAAGCGGCGAGTACGTCGCGCACCGCGGACTCTGCGAAACCGAAGCCGAATCCGTCGCCTACATCGTCGCCGGAATATGCGGCCTCGATACCGCCAGCTACAGCGTCGGCTACGTCGCCAGCTGGACCGACGGCGACACCGACATGATCCGCGAGACCGCCGCGCGAGTCCTGTCCACCGCCCACACCCTCGCCGACGCCATCACCACCACCGACGACGCCGCAGCGGCATAAACCTATCCCCGGCCCTGGAACCCCCAGGGCCGGGGATGCAACGCATAAGGACGGCCGCAAGCGGCCGGCAGAACCCATTCACGCGGCCACGTGCCGACACGCCGCCGCAGCGCGGCCGCCGGAACGACGCCGGCAGCCGGCGCACCCGAAGAACAGACAACGGCGCCCATGAGTAAAGCCACTGGCAGGCGCCTCCGCGGCATCGCTGCTGAACTCTGAGCCGCCGGGCCCGGAACCCGCCCGGCACTCGGCGACCACCCTATCGCGCGGCACCGACACAATAGGACCAACGAGACGACCACAGTCGAACCGGCCACCACCACCGGCACACACCCCGCCAGCCAGGGAGGCATGAGATGACCACGCACGCCATCGACCCCGCCCGCTTCACCACCCTGCTACTCGACCGCGGCTACACCCACGGCGAGCTCGCCGCCATGCTCGAGGTCCACCCGCACCGCGTCCCCCGCTGGGAATCAGGCACAGAGAACGTTCCGCCCGGCATCCTCGCTCGCCTCGCCGCCATCGACGCCGCCGCGGCAGCCGCGGCCGCCGGCATCGTCGCCGATCGAGCCCGGGCCGCCAACACCACCATCACCGCCCACCGGGACGCCGGCGAACGAGGGCCCGCCGACATCACCATGACACCCTTGACTCTCGGCCCCCTCGACGACGCAGCATTCCACGCCGCATGGCCAGAGCACGCAGGCATGCCCGCCCGCTGGTGGTGGCACGTCGCCGCCATTGCCGAGAACTATGGCATCGACATCGAACGTGGCAGCACCTACAGCCGATAAACGCAGAAGAGTGGACGGCCGCAAGCGGCCGGCACGCAAGCGTCAGCTGTTCACAACTCCTGGCGGGCGAACGTCCCCCGGTGCGGGCTCAGGGCTGCTGCGCGTTCAACACCAGCTCGTAAAGCTCACCGTCGATCAGGCCGTCTCTCAGCGCCTGGCCCATCTCGGAGCTGAACGTCCCCTCGACCGGGCCCACGTCCTCGACGAGGCTGCCCGCCCACTGCATCGGCGCGAACTCCCACCGCGACAACTGCCGGGCGAGCTCGTCGCCGTCGATGTAGCCGGCCGAGTATCGTTCGCAAATCCCGTACGCGGTCGCATCAGCGAACCCGTCCGGCACGATCTGCGGTGCACGGACGAGCAGCTTCCACACTGCCAGCCGTTTGACCCCCAGTACTCGAGAAATGTCCGACTCCGTCATGCCCACGTCGACGAGCCGGTGCACCGCGTCCCTCAAGTCGCGGCGCGCGCACGATGCCACTGCCCGCGCTCGATGTGCCGCAGCGACCAGCTCGCTGGCCGATCCAGTTGTGGCGTTGACGTCCACAATCACCTCCGTGGAATCTCCGGTTGTATGGCGACGCGAGGCGATATGCGGTGGCAGCGGTCCGAATCCCGCATCGTGCCGCCAGGCTCAGAGCTCCGGCTACGCGGTCGGCGGGTACTGGCCGTACAGGCCGCGTACATCGCCGTCGGCCGCGAGCCGGTGCTCGTAGTCTGCGCGTGCCGCGACCGCCGCGAGGGCGGTCTTCTTCTCGGCTTGCCGCCACTTGAGCAGCAGGTAACCGCACCAGGCGGCCGCGGCGCCGAAGATCACCGCGCCGAGCACTGTGCCGCCGCCGATGCCGCCAGCGCAGAACACCAGGCCGGCCACGAGTCCCGCCCAGGC
The Tomitella fengzijianii genome window above contains:
- a CDS encoding ArdC-like ssDNA-binding domain-containing protein, which produces MAKKVRTRKTPEQRREEAAALQASIAEQVEQFRDSDQWRKFLQFAQAFHAYSLNNVMLIMAQQPAATQVAGFRKWQQLGRQVRKGERAIKIFGYSTKKITEDDGNGDETERRITIFPVLSVFDISQTDPIEGADTVVTSPATALTGDDPAGIAAAVTDYITGEGWTITRETIAGSAYGYTTPHNRRIVVEQNISAAQAAKTTIHETAHALMHADLKSGEYVAHRGLCETEAESVAYIVAGICGLDTASYSVGYVASWTDGDTDMIRETAARVLSTAHTLADAITTTDDAAAA
- a CDS encoding DUF4192 domain-containing protein, coding for MANPKVTSHAGLIAAIPALLGFTPTDSVAFIAIAADNRVAFAARIDIKGAMQATRQVVAAAATNQITTIVPVAITADQITGEAVAAVAAEVLITNGITVPTQLWTEAITAGSRWTAPETGESGTLPDPQATEAAAHRVLAGRSMDRDRHTIADEIAPTGSPVAAPAPRRLDTDPAAAVSAVAAIARRHATGSVLSDDDAATIGTALRDTAVRDTVIGMLATDARHAITAVCIATARRTDGPARSDAAAVYAMGMYIDGDGTRALIAAKAAKAADPLNTLADLLLEALSIAAPPSMMRRVAEAAAE
- a CDS encoding thermonuclease family protein, producing the protein MRHRIRIAAGLAGLAGITALATAGCATTSLDPATPAAAPSSAASNPQGGVMTGHRQGGVLTGHTEPATVTRVVDGDTILAEAGGTQLRVRILGIDTPETVDPDQPTQCYGPEASAFAHDTLDGKTVTLRTDPAQDTADRYGRALRYVELDGTGDYSIAAARGGYAKPYVYHDNPVRKARQIAAAAADARTAGRGLWGACPQ